In the Diachasmimorpha longicaudata isolate KC_UGA_2023 chromosome 1, iyDiaLong2, whole genome shotgun sequence genome, one interval contains:
- the LOC135167328 gene encoding basigin, which produces MTTRMKRQVDSVLLLGFLYLASTLATVEAVHHKGPEEAILEGQPWRISCHDPPGNKVEWRKNDQEIPQLKTGEITVDPLKNGTSAIYSSSATEEHMGTYRCAQGGDAITLEIESAIKYTVVTKERLPLKLDCENRRGDEKVAWFYENKPILEYLKGKSHPSAQVNEYDDTLSITSEVNATGTYVCNLIGIPNATTTFKVVEKPLKPFFPKSVTVVEGEKLTVTCTNDHHGSNIKVLWYFANETYTSDVGRVKLLPNGKVKGGTLSVENIQMKDRGTIMCVVGYDWNHLTDYNISSNATTHLRVKDRLAALWPFLGICAEVVVLCAIILIYEKKRNKSELEESDTDQSPDTKPTPNKDSDVRQRK; this is translated from the exons ATGACGACAAGAATGAAGAGGCAGGTTGATTCTGTTCTGCTACTGGGTTTTCTATATTTAGCGAGCACCCTCGCCACGGTCGAAGCTG TTCATCACAAGGGACCAGAGGAAGCTATCCTCGAGGGACAACCATGGAGAATATCATGCCATGATCCGCCTGGAAATAAGGTTGAATGGAGGAAAAATGACCAAGAAATTCCGCAACTCAAGACTGGCGAGATTACTGTTGATCCACTTAAGAATGGAACATCAGCAATATACAGTAGCTCTGCTACGGAAGAGCATATGGGGACATACCGATGTGCTCAGGGCGGCGACGCTATCACCTTGGAGATTGAAAGCG CAATAAAATACACAGTGGTGACGAAAGAAAGATTACCGTTGAAATTGGATTGTGAGAATCGTAGGGGCGATGAAAAAGTTGCGTGGTTCTACGAGAATAAACCAATATTGGAATATTTGAAGGGAAAAAGTCATCCTTCGGCTCAAGTTAATGAATACGATGATACACTCAGCATCACCTCAGAAGTAAATGCTACGGGAACATATGTTTGCAATCTCATTGGAATTCCTAATGCCACCACGACTTTCAAAGTAGTTG aGAAACcactcaaaccgtttttcccGAAGTCCGTGACAGTGGTTGAAGGTGAAAAATTGACAGTGACATGCACCAATGACCACCACGGTTCAAACATCAAAGTTTTATGGTACTTTGCTAATGAAACTTATACATCAGATGTTGGACGAGTGAAATTATTACCAAATGGCAAAGTCAAGGGTGGCACACTGTCTGTCGAAAACATCCAAATGAAAGATAGGGGCACGATAATGTGCGTTGTAGGATACGATTGGAACCACCTTACTGATTACAATATATCCTCCAATGCGACAACACATCTGAGAGTTAAAGACAGGCTTGCAGCGTTGTGGCCATTCCTCGGTATCTGCGCTGAGGTCGTCGTCCTGTGTGCAATCATTCTCATCTACGAGAAAAAACGTAATAAATCAGAGCTGGAAGAATCAGATACTGACCAAAGCCCTGACAC CAAACCGACGCCCAACAAGGACTCGGACGTAAGGCAGAGAAAGTGA